The following is a genomic window from Litorimonas taeanensis.
CATTTGAGTAATAAATGCCGAGGATCGGCATTTTTGCGGAGAGGACCTCCCACTCTCGAATTCAACCCCGCTTAGCCAGCGGGGTTTTTTATTACAGACTGCGCCCTTGCTTTACGCAGGTTTTCCCCCACATAACGCGCATGACAAAATCATCCCCGCATATTGCTGACCTTGACGCTCAATCTGATAATGAAGTCACAGTTTTTCAACTGCATGAACAACCCGTGCGCGGCAGAGCTGTCCATTTAGGGGAGGCCTTACATCAGGCCTTAACAGGACCAAATGGCGAGCCGCGCTATCCAGATCCGATTGCACGCTTGCTGGGCGAGGCGATGTTAATTGGCGCGCTCGTGACGCAAGCTCTAAAATTTAAGGGCCGATTGGTTGTGCAGTGTCACGGTACCAATAAAGGCGCGATTAGCCTTCTGATGGCAGATTGCACAACGGAAGGTGATATTCGAGGTTATGCCCGTTGGGATGAGGCCACGCTGAAAGAAACTTTGCTTGATAACCGTAATCCGGGGGCGGATGTATTACTGGGCGAAGGGACATTTTCTATGACCATCGATCAAGGTCCAGACATGGACCAATACCAAGGATTGGCCGCTATCCAAGGACAGCGCTTATCAGAATGTGCCGAACATTATTTTAAACAGTCAGAGCAAATCCCCACGGCGATTAAGCTCGCTGTTGGGCAGGTCCAATCTACTGAAGACGCTCCGACTTGGCGAGGCGGTGGCATGATGATCCAAAAAATTGCGAATGATACGGCACGTGGCGATACAGAAAATGCTTGGGCTACAGCACAGTCTCTATTCGCAACTATCAGCGATGCCGAGCTGATTGACCCAGATTTGGCTCAAAATCGTTTGCTTTACCGATTATTCCACGAAGATGGTGTTCGTGTCGTGGAAACGCACAAAATTTCAGGAAAGTGTAGATGCTCCCGTGAACGACTGGAAACAACTTTACGCAGTTTTGACGCCGCCGCGTTGAAAGATATGGCAGAAGACGGAAAAGCGATTAAGGCCAATTGCGAGTTCTGCGCAACTGACTACGTGTTTGAACTCGCAGATATTTCTGGTTAGGCTGTCTTAAGTCCGCCAAAAAGCGGGGTTTAAAATTACGAGCGCGGTAATAATTTCAAGGCGGCCTACAATCATGGCCGTCATCAGCACCCATTTGGCTGAAGCTGGTAAAGATTGGTAGGTACCCGCAGGCCCAATAATCTCCCCCAGCCCGGGCCCAACATTGGCCACAGCGCTGCCAGCCCCTGACCAAGCCGTGATTGGATCTAACCCAATGAAAGACAGGGCTATGGCCGTAACCGCAAAGGTTAGAAAAAATAAAAAGAAGTAGCTTAAGATGGAAAATACCACGGATTCCGGTAAGGGCGCGCCTCCGTAGCGTAGAGGCGAAACGGCGTGATTACGGGGCATTTTAAACAGATAGGCTCTTAAGGCTTCAAAGGCGACCTGATAACGGAATATTTTGATAGAGCAGGCTGTGGAGCCCGCGCAGCCGCCAATAAACATAAAAACAAAAAAAGCGCCTAAGGCAAAAGGCCCCCAACTATTATAATCTGTTGTGGCATAGCCCGTGCCAGTAACAATAGAGACCGTGTTAAAGGCGGATAGACGGAGCGCTTGCCAGAAGCTTGCTCCTTCTGCCGCACTATATTCTGATCCCGCCCAAAGCCCCAATGTAACCAGAGCAATCAAGCTGATCATAATACCAACAAAAGCTCTGACTTGGGGGTCTCTGAGAGGCGCTTTAAAATCTCCGCGCGTCATCAAAAGATACATGCCAAAGGGCATACCGCCGGCCATCATAAATGCGATGCAAACAAGGTCCGCGCCTTGATCCATAAAGCCGCCCATTGACGCATCAGATGTGGAATACCCTCCAGTGGCCAATGTTGTCATTGCATGGGCAATGGCATCAAAACCGCTCATACCCACAACCATGTAAAGAACAGTGCAAAGAATCGTCAGTCCCAAATAAATGAGGGAGATAGCCATAGCGATAGAAGCGGCGCGAGGGAGGATTTTTTCTCCCATATCAGAGCTTTCCAATCTGAAGAGCTGCATCCCACCAATTTTCAGCATGGGAAGAATGGCCATAGCCGTGACAATAATGCCGATACCACCAATCCATTGCAGCATAGCGCGCCATAAAAGCACGCCGCGAGGCATATGGTCTAAGCCTGTTAATATAGTTGAGCCCGTAGTCGTGATGCCAGATGTGGCCTCAAATATTGCGTCAGTAATAGAAAGGCCTATTGGCTCCATTAAAAAGGGTAGCGAAGCAAAAGCTGATAAGGCCACCCATGAAGATACAGTCAACAAAAAGGCGCCCCGAGCGCCAAGGTCGGGTTTGGGTGTATAATTCGCCAGAGCCATTGAGACTCCGAAAAGAAAGCTGAGAATGCCTGAAATGCCAAAGCCCCGCCAAGAGAGGCCATCATGATACATGTCTACAAACATCGGAATGAACATTATCAACCCCAATGCCGCGACCATTAAGCCAACAACGAAAAATACGGGTCGTAAATCCAACATGAGTGAAGCCTATCCCAACAGAAAAAAACTGCAATGCTTAAGCGAAAATTTGCCCCCTCCTTTGAGAGGAAGAAATGGTTTTCTAAGGGTTTCCGCAAATAGCTATAGCATTACCAGAAAAATATATGAGAATAACTTGAACCTTATGAACGCATGATATTTAACGGCGTTAATTCTATATGGTTTTGACCTATAACCTCTGCGAGTTCGCTCATGTTCAATTTTCGACTAACGCTTTCATCCATCATGGTTTTGTCAGCACTGAATTTGATTTCAGCCTGCGCAGAAAAACCTCAAACAGATAAAACGGATGAGACAGCCCAGCCCGCCATCGAGCTAGCGCCCGTTATAAACGCTACGGATAGTTTACAGGCCGCGGCGCAGCAGGCGCAAACACAAGACAATAAACGCAGCTATTTAACAGAAAATCCTGGGTCGGGGTTTTTAACTCCAGAGATTATAAATCGTTCGCCAGCGCTCTCAGGCAAAACGCTCTCAAGCGTTAAGATTGCCCCCAATGGCGAATTTATTACTGTATTGCAGGGCCGCGAAGATGATGCACAGCAGCAAGATTTATGGGCTTATGACCTGACGAGCGGTGAAGGTCGATTATTGGTAAGTTCAACCGATATTCTTGGTGAGCCAGAAGTGCTTTCGGAAGAAGAAAAGAATAGGCGTGAACGGGCCCGTGAATACGGTAAGGGTATTGTTAGCTATTCTTGGGTTGGTGACTCATTGCTTTTATTCCCTTTGGGTGGAGATATTTATCTCTATGATTTGGAAACAAAAGAAAGTCAGCAAGTTACGGCAACAAAAGGGTATGAAACTGACCCAAAAGTTAGCCGGGACGGTACAAAAGTTTCTTATGTCCGTGAGAACGAATTATACATTAAAAATCTCAAAACAGGTTTGGAGCGACAACTCTCTGACGGTGCGACTGACACAATTCGCAATGCGACGGCCAGTTTCGTAGTTCAAGAAGAATTAAACCGCAGAACGGGCTATTGGGTTTCGCCGAAAGCTGATCGTATTGCCTACACACAAATTGATGAATCAGGGATAGCGATTGAAAACCGTTTAGACTTCGGCGCTGATGGCGTTGTCAATATTGCGCAGCGTTATCCTTTTGCAGGTACGACTAATGCCACAGTTAAACTTGGAATCGTGAGCGCTAAAGGCGGACGCACACGTTGGCTCGATTTGGGCGAAGACAAAGATATATATTTAACACGCGTTGTTTGGTCTGCTGATGGTGGTTCTGTCATTGCGGGGATTTTATCCCGAGATCAAAAAACACATATTTTCAAAAGATTTAATGCTGCTACAGGGCAGGGCGAGGTTATTTACACTGAGACGTCTCCGACATGGTTGAATATTGGGTCTACTCTTAGGGCGCTTAAAGAGGGTGGATTGCTCTGGAAAGCACAACGCAATGACAAAGCTCAGATTTTTAAAATAGATAATACAGGCGAAGTCGTCGCTTTAACGCCTGACAATCTGAATGTGCACAGCTTGTTATGCCGAAACTCTGAAACAGGGGATATGTTTGTATCGGGTTGGCAGGAAACGCCGCTTGAGACTCATATTTTTAAGGTTTCACCACCTCAAAATGATAAACCAAAAAGCGCTGAATCGTCAGATAAAGCAGGTGATGAATCAGCAATTGATGTTATCACAGAAGCGACTTCAACATCAGGTGAAACGACGGTGGAGGCAGAGACTGAAACTACCGAGGCAGCCCCTATTGTGACGCAAATCACAACACGAGCGGGACAACATTCGGCGCGTTTTAACAAAGACTGTTCGCGGTTCATTGGATCTTTCTCTGGATTAAATACACCGAAGCAAACACAAGCATTCGAGGCAGATGGAACACCATTAGCATGGCTGAATAAAAATAGTCTGGATGAGACACACCCATATGCGCCTTATATGGATAATCACATCACACCTGAATTCGGCCAAATCAGTGCCGAAGACGGAACGCTGCTAGATTATATGTTGTTTAAACCGGTTGACCTCCGTCCCGGTGAAAAGCGTGCGAGTATTACTATTGTTTATGGGGGGCCAAATGTTCAACGTGTTAAGCGCGATTGGAGAAATCAATTTGCGCAAATGCTCGCTCATCATGGGTTTGTTGTGTTCCAGCTTGATAATCGCGGGGCGACAAATCGAGGCAAAGCTTTTGAAGACAGCCTTTACCGATCAATGGGGACGACTGAAGTCGTAGACCAGGTCACGGGCGCTGAGTTTTTACGGAGCAAGTCCTATATAGATCCTGATCGTATGGGAGTTTATGGCTGGTCATATGGGGGGTATATGACCCTGCATATGCTGGGACAAACAGAACTTTATAAAAGCGGTGTCTCTGGCGCGCCAGTTACGGATTGGAGTCTTTATGACACAGCATATACGGAGAGATTCTTAGGAAGCCCTGTAAAAGACTCCGCAAATTATACGGAAGGGGCCTATGAGAACGGTAATGTTTTGGCCCATTTGGAGGGTATAACAGAACCGGTTCTACTTATTCACGGTATGGCCGACGATAATGTGGTATTCCGTAATTCGATTATCTTGATGGATGCTATGCAGAAATCAGGAAAACAAAATTTACGGGTGATGACTTATCCGGGCGAAAAACATGGTTTCCGCAATCCTGCAAATAAAACACATCGTGACCGACAAATATTAGAGTTCTTCCTCGAGACCCTAGATATTGAGAAGTAAACCGTTCTCAATTCTTTAAAGCATAGATGCAACTTTTGAAACTGGCTCTAATTAGAAGCCCCTCTTCGGGCTTCTTTTATTCTGCCGCGTAAAAGTGCCGTTTCAACACTTTCAGGTGCTAGCGTGAGGGCTAATTCAATGTCTTTAAGTGCGGCGTCAAATTTGTTTTGTCGAAAACGGGCATCTGCTCTGTAACGTAGGGCCGCCACATTTTGGGGTTCAAATTTAAGCGCGTAAGTTAAATCTGTCTCAGCATATTCATAGCGTTCGCGCATCACATAAGCTCGCGCACGCGCAATACGCAAATCTGTTCTGGTTTCATCAATATCTAGCCCTGCTTTCGCTGAGGCATAAGCTTTATAACTATTCTCGGCAGCGAGCCAAAAGTTAGAGGCTTCTAGATAAAAATTGGCCCGCATTTCTGGTGAGCCTCCATCAGAGGCTTGCGCCAATTGATCTAGACGATGGGCGGCTTCATCCGCATGTCCTAGGGCAAAAAGAGCCATAGCCTCACAATGTTTGGCGCGCCTACCGCCGCCTTCAGAGCGCCAAATCATTGCTTCTTCATAAGCTAGATCTGAATTTTCAGCGATGCGTTCTAAACAGGTTTTATGTTTTTCATCAAAAGCCGAGGTTAAATTTCCGCGTTTGGGCCCATCAATTCTTTGATCAAGGCTGGGCTTATTTTGAGGCTCAAGATTCTGGGCCTTGGCATGGGTCAGAAATAGCGGCAAGACTAGAATAGAGGCAGACAATAGAAAAACAGGTTTTAACATAAAAGGCCTTTAGCAAGGGGAAGAGTGAAACAGCAATGGGGACACGCATTAATTTGCATACAGGGAAAGCGGTGAGCGAGAGGGTAGAGCGGCCCGTCGCGCTCCTTTTGGGCGCAGGTTATACCGCGCGGGCTTTGGCCCCCGTTTTGACAGCGTTGGGCTATAGCTGCGTAGGCACAACACGTACACCTGCAGAGGTGAAAGCGCTCGAGGCGAACAACATTGCGCCTATAGTCAGTCAATCTTTAGCCAGTTCTGAAATCTCGGATTGCTTCGAAAAAGCAGAGATTATCATAAGCTCTATTCCGCCTTGTAAATCTCCTGATGCAAATGGAGTATATGATCCAGTCGTTGCCCAGTTCGGAAGCTTGCGACCCCGTGCAAAGTGGCTTGCTTATCTATCTGCAACGAGTGTTTATGGAGACCGACAGGGGCTGTGGGCGTTTGAAGGGGAGCCAGCTAATCCACAGCTTAAAAGAGGGAAAGCCCGCGCCGAGGCAGAGCTTGAATGGCTTGAGACGCTCTGGCCTGTTCATATATTTCGGCTGGCAGGGCTCTATGGCCAAGGCCGCGCCCCTTTTTCAAAATTAAAGTCAGGAACGGCGCGCGCTGTGATTAAAGACGGACATGTTGTGAATCGAATATATATTGACGATTGCGTCAGTGCGATTATCGCGTCTATTTCTCGTCCAAATCCACAGCGTATTTACAATATTGCAGACGGGCATCCCGCTCCACCACAAGATGTGTTGGATTATGCAGCAAAGCTTATTGGTGTAGATTCACCGCCTCGGGTCGGTCTAGAGGATGAAACTGTATCTGACATGGCGCGAACCTTTTATAGTGAGACCAAACGTATAGATATTAGCCGGGCAAAGTTAGAACTTTCATGGATGCCGAAATACACGGATTATAAGGCTGGCTTACGGGCGATATTAGAGCCGTGCACTCAGAGTCATGACAATAAGGTTCCAGAGCAAAATATTGATATATGAATTTGTCTCAAACCTTACATATACTATGCCAATCCCTATATTTATGCTTTACTGAGCTTTGGTCCTTAAAAGAGAGAAATTTGCATGGTTGGAAATAAGCCTGAAACAGCTGCAAAATCTAAATTGTCCCGGTTGGACCGTTTGGCAGAAGCCGCCGAGACCTATGGAGACCGGAGTTTTCAGAATTACTCTCAGGTTCGCAATGTGGCGGAGACTATCAGAGATTCCTTTTGCAAGTTCTTGGATGAAGGCAAACAATGCGTTTATCTTGTCCCTCCCAAAGGCCCGTTTGCTGCACAAAATTCAGGCTCTGCTGCTTTTTCAGCCTGGGGAAAGGGCTTTTTGCCACTTGAACCCATAAGTTTTGGGTTGGCGGTCGCGATTTCGAAAAAACAGGATTATATGCGTCTTGTACTGACCTGTCGTAAGGAAGGGAATCAAGTATTTCTGTCTATCGAAAAAGGACGAGAATTTGAATTATCCTTGCCAATCAATGATGTAGAGCTTGGTGCCGTACTCGAAGGTTTATATGAGCACCTTTATGATTATTTCCAAGACCAAATTGATGCCTTTGATAATGGGCATTACGGGAAAAACGATATCGGGTTTGATATTCACCGCGTCTCAGAATAGACTTCAAACTGTAGATAGAATCATACGGACAAAACCACAGGTTTTCACAGATCTTTTATATAAGGGTTTTCCCCACGCTGAGGCAATTATGTCCGCCTTAAAACAAGTAATATTCAAAATTTGAGAAAACATAACATGATGAAGGATAAGCATGGCCGTTGATATTGCACATCATGCAGTGAATGCATTGCCCCTAAAAATTGCCGTTATTGGTGCCCTTGGAATTGGCGCGCAA
Proteins encoded in this region:
- a CDS encoding Hsp33 family molecular chaperone HslO, with protein sequence MTKSSPHIADLDAQSDNEVTVFQLHEQPVRGRAVHLGEALHQALTGPNGEPRYPDPIARLLGEAMLIGALVTQALKFKGRLVVQCHGTNKGAISLLMADCTTEGDIRGYARWDEATLKETLLDNRNPGADVLLGEGTFSMTIDQGPDMDQYQGLAAIQGQRLSECAEHYFKQSEQIPTAIKLAVGQVQSTEDAPTWRGGGMMIQKIANDTARGDTENAWATAQSLFATISDAELIDPDLAQNRLLYRLFHEDGVRVVETHKISGKCRCSRERLETTLRSFDAAALKDMAEDGKAIKANCEFCATDYVFELADISG
- a CDS encoding TrkH family potassium uptake protein translates to MLDLRPVFFVVGLMVAALGLIMFIPMFVDMYHDGLSWRGFGISGILSFLFGVSMALANYTPKPDLGARGAFLLTVSSWVALSAFASLPFLMEPIGLSITDAIFEATSGITTTGSTILTGLDHMPRGVLLWRAMLQWIGGIGIIVTAMAILPMLKIGGMQLFRLESSDMGEKILPRAASIAMAISLIYLGLTILCTVLYMVVGMSGFDAIAHAMTTLATGGYSTSDASMGGFMDQGADLVCIAFMMAGGMPFGMYLLMTRGDFKAPLRDPQVRAFVGIMISLIALVTLGLWAGSEYSAAEGASFWQALRLSAFNTVSIVTGTGYATTDYNSWGPFALGAFFVFMFIGGCAGSTACSIKIFRYQVAFEALRAYLFKMPRNHAVSPLRYGGAPLPESVVFSILSYFFLFFLTFAVTAIALSFIGLDPITAWSGAGSAVANVGPGLGEIIGPAGTYQSLPASAKWVLMTAMIVGRLEIITALVILNPAFWRT
- a CDS encoding S9 family peptidase; protein product: MFNFRLTLSSIMVLSALNLISACAEKPQTDKTDETAQPAIELAPVINATDSLQAAAQQAQTQDNKRSYLTENPGSGFLTPEIINRSPALSGKTLSSVKIAPNGEFITVLQGREDDAQQQDLWAYDLTSGEGRLLVSSTDILGEPEVLSEEEKNRRERAREYGKGIVSYSWVGDSLLLFPLGGDIYLYDLETKESQQVTATKGYETDPKVSRDGTKVSYVRENELYIKNLKTGLERQLSDGATDTIRNATASFVVQEELNRRTGYWVSPKADRIAYTQIDESGIAIENRLDFGADGVVNIAQRYPFAGTTNATVKLGIVSAKGGRTRWLDLGEDKDIYLTRVVWSADGGSVIAGILSRDQKTHIFKRFNAATGQGEVIYTETSPTWLNIGSTLRALKEGGLLWKAQRNDKAQIFKIDNTGEVVALTPDNLNVHSLLCRNSETGDMFVSGWQETPLETHIFKVSPPQNDKPKSAESSDKAGDESAIDVITEATSTSGETTVEAETETTEAAPIVTQITTRAGQHSARFNKDCSRFIGSFSGLNTPKQTQAFEADGTPLAWLNKNSLDETHPYAPYMDNHITPEFGQISAEDGTLLDYMLFKPVDLRPGEKRASITIVYGGPNVQRVKRDWRNQFAQMLAHHGFVVFQLDNRGATNRGKAFEDSLYRSMGTTEVVDQVTGAEFLRSKSYIDPDRMGVYGWSYGGYMTLHMLGQTELYKSGVSGAPVTDWSLYDTAYTERFLGSPVKDSANYTEGAYENGNVLAHLEGITEPVLLIHGMADDNVVFRNSIILMDAMQKSGKQNLRVMTYPGEKHGFRNPANKTHRDRQILEFFLETLDIEK
- a CDS encoding tetratricopeptide repeat protein, with protein sequence MLKPVFLLSASILVLPLFLTHAKAQNLEPQNKPSLDQRIDGPKRGNLTSAFDEKHKTCLERIAENSDLAYEEAMIWRSEGGGRRAKHCEAMALFALGHADEAAHRLDQLAQASDGGSPEMRANFYLEASNFWLAAENSYKAYASAKAGLDIDETRTDLRIARARAYVMRERYEYAETDLTYALKFEPQNVAALRYRADARFRQNKFDAALKDIELALTLAPESVETALLRGRIKEARRGASN
- a CDS encoding SDR family oxidoreductase, giving the protein MGTRINLHTGKAVSERVERPVALLLGAGYTARALAPVLTALGYSCVGTTRTPAEVKALEANNIAPIVSQSLASSEISDCFEKAEIIISSIPPCKSPDANGVYDPVVAQFGSLRPRAKWLAYLSATSVYGDRQGLWAFEGEPANPQLKRGKARAEAELEWLETLWPVHIFRLAGLYGQGRAPFSKLKSGTARAVIKDGHVVNRIYIDDCVSAIIASISRPNPQRIYNIADGHPAPPQDVLDYAAKLIGVDSPPRVGLEDETVSDMARTFYSETKRIDISRAKLELSWMPKYTDYKAGLRAILEPCTQSHDNKVPEQNIDI